ttcccagtaaccacatggcaactcacaactgtctataactccaagatttgacaccctcacattcagacatatatgaaggcaaaacaccaatgcacatgaaataaaaataaatgaatagattatttaaaaagaaaacaaaaattattaatttatgtatgtatatactgcATGTAATTATTTTAGACTCAAAGTCTTTGTAGTCTAGGGCACTCTTGAACTTTATTTCAATTACCCCTAGTTTCAGCCACTACCCAGTATAATGTTGGTGTTGCAGTGTGTTTTTTTAAACACAGGTACTGCCTTTAAAAATAAGTCACTGAGGCCACCAATGGCTGAATGCATGAAGGTGCTTTCTGCTAAGCAATTGGAGCAGAACAGAGAGCTGACTTCGCAACCCCCTTCCACGGTAATAAAGCAAGCCCTCTCCCTATCGGGGTGCGGGCAAGCACTTGGAAACCCCACACTGGAAGGGAGTAAGGTtctaggctagcttgggctacataataagttcctGTTCTTGAAAGACCaagtttaacaacaacaacaaaaaggtgaCGGcagcccacgcctttaatcccagccagcactcaggaggcagaggcaagtgggtctcttgagtttgaggccagcctgatttacagagtgaattctaggatagccagcGCTACCCAGAAAAATACTGTCTACCCCTcctcactccaccccacccctcaaaaacagagaaaaaaaaagttccataGAGGACTTTTTGGTAGCTCAGGTTTTCCTCGATCTTTCAGCAACTCAATCGCTTCAGTCTCCCAAATACAGAATTACAGAGTAGTCACTACATGTGGCTGCAGAGGACTTTGTGGGACAtaactcattattattattattattattattgtaatctTGGGCATGTTACttcccaaattattttttttccactgaaaatTTCTGATGCTAAATATTTTGCTTATCATCTTAATTTTCGTTGTTTTTTGAGATCTTGTCTAtgctggctgccctggaactcactatgtagaccaggttggcctcaaactcacaagagagcctcctgcctctgcctccaaagtggggtcttaaatgtgtgcaccacggCTGGCACTGAGCTTTGTCATAAGCAGTGTTAAATACCTATTTAACTGGAACATCCAGTACAGGTAGGCCAGCTGTCACTTCACATTCCCAAGGCCATCTCCAAAAGAGCAGTCTCAGTTCCGATCTTTAAAGTGCTTCCATTTTTTAAAGGAGGATCCAGCTCGTAATATAGGACACATTAAGTGCTTAGCTGTAGATAATGCAGTGACAACTGTATTAATTCCAAGTGCTAAATGTGGTGACACCCTTCAATGAGAAACTATCAAGGCTGCTTCCAATTAAACAAGGAAATAGGAGGCAAAATGGAGGACAGGGGATTGAGATCTTCAGCCTCTGTGATTGCAAAAGTAACTAGATTACCGTGTTTTTTTACTAAGAGGGGAAACGGACGTAGTTTAAGAGAGCTTGGCTTCACTAAGTTCTCTAGTCTGAGTTACTCTCAAAGCCGAGTGATGGAAGTGAACCCCGGCCCTCGGTTTAGCGTGTCTGGGGCAGCTTAAGAAAATGGCGTTTGCCGGAGCTTCCCGAAAGCCTTCCACATTGGTCAGCTCAATTGACTTGGGTTTTAGTGTGCCGTCACCGAGCTGTCGTCCCGCCCGCCGCCGCAGGGCTTCCACCCACGGCGAGGGGGAACCGCCCGCCCATCCCGGCAGGGGTGACATTCGAGAGGTGCTGTGAAGGGACAACTCGGACGGTCCCGGGTGACGCGACACCCCCGCCCTCCCGCGTCTCAGCTCTGACACTTGTGGAGCTGCAGGGCTCCGCTTAAGCGTACACCTAACGAGGGAAAGGAGCCTCCTGAGGAGGGCCAACATGGCGACCAACTCCTCTTGGCACAGCCCGGTTCCCTCCTCATGATGGGCGGCCCTGTTACGAGCATTGGCCAAAGCTAGAGGCGGTGCCACGCTGCCTTCGCTGCCTCATTGGCCTGAGTATCTGAGGGGGAAGCTTGTTCTCCTCTCCCCATTCCAAGTTCCAGCCTTCACCTTTTACTCGGCGCTTAATTGGTTGTTCGTACACGTCAATATGCGTCCTGTTCCGGCTCTTTTCAGTTGTCGTCCAATCAGAACTTTCTTAACTGCCCGCCTGAATTCTGATTGGTTGACAAAGCTTGATCCTATCCCATTCCGGTCTACTTCTTACTCTTCTCCTAAACGGACTTTGCCCAGGCATGCCCAAGATTCTGGTTGGTCGTTGTCCTGTCTTTCTTACCTAAGCTCTTCCTATCACCACCGCTCACAGAGCCCGCCTGGCGGTTGACTGGTTTCTCTGCAAGTCCATCTTCTTCTCATCCCGCCCATCACCACTTCCTGAGTCTCTAATTGGTTGTCAGAACTGAGAGGGCGGCCTTTCTGGGCGGAAACCAGGCACGCAACTTGGTCTTACACGCCTCAGCGAGAGAGCGAGTCTCGCCATTGGGTAGGCTGCCTGCCTTTCCTCTGCAAGTCCCTCCTTTCACCCTCCCTCATTGGGCGGGGCAGCAGATAAGGGGCGGGGATTAGGCCGGGCTTGTGGCGCGCTGCTCCCTCCTCCTTACCCCCCCCTCCCTGTCCGGTCCGGGTTCGCTTGCCTCGTCAGCGTCCGCGTTTTTCCcggcccccccccaacccccccggACAGGACCCCCTTGAGCTCGCCCCTCAGCTGCCACCATGAGCGGTAAGGATGAGTCCACTCCAAGCCTAGGGGTGGGAGCGGAGTGAGGGGGCGCGCGCGAGGACCGACCGGGCGGTCCCCGCTGTGAGGGGGGGCGGgcgggaggcggcggcggcggccttGGTCCCGCCCGGGgcggagggaagggagggagaaggggcagTGGCGGGGCCtcggaggaggagggggatgggctaCCCGCCCCGGGGGAGGGGGCAGCGTGGCCTCGCCCGCCCCCTGCCCGCCCCGGCCACGGGGGACGGGCCTTACCCCCCACTACCCGGCCGGCCGCCTGAGGCTCCTCCCGTCGGGGGCTGGCGCCGCGGGGGCGGCCCGACCAGTGCAGGCCCCGCCTGGGCCAACCGCCTCCCCGGTCCGCCCTCCGGTCGCAGCCTGCCCCAGGCCCTCCCCCGCACCCCCGTAAATTTCCCTTCCCCCATCCGACCCGCCCTTGCCACGCCTCTCACCCCGAAACCGCCCCTTCCTCTGTGCCCGCCCCCTCAGCCCCAAACCTGAGTTCTAAGCCCTAGACCTTTTCATCCCCTTACCTGTCCTCTCAGATGTTTCCTCACCTCCCCTTATGATTTACTCTTTCTCGGTCTCTTCCTGTTATTGTTTACACTtgatctttctccatctcttctaGTTCTAATTTTAGCACACTTTCCATCCACCCACATGTTGGGTCCCCTTTTCCTTccaggatgcttttttttttctttttgagatagggtctgtgTACTAGTAGTTACGATGCAGACCTCAGACTTTTAGCTATCTAGGTGCCTCTTCCGCCTGAGTGATGGGATGAGAGTGTGCCAACCCTAGGTGcaactttttcttatttctgagaCACTGCTCTCAAATTCCCTTTCTTAAAAGTGCTATTTGTGTTGAGATCAGTTCTTACTCTGTAGTCCTGGCAGGCCTAGAACTGGTAAAACACCTGGTTCATCCTTCCAAGtcttgggattataggtgtgagtcaccatgcctTGCTTCCAAAGCaatttttgagtcatttctggGGTTAATTTGTGCATGGGAAAATAGTGACCTGTCTTGGACACCATTAAGCCATGTGCCTTCTCTGCATGCCTATGGCTTTGGCATCCCAGTTTACTATGTAGCGGAGAATTTCTTTGAActcttgcctccacttccaaATTCTGGGATTTTAGGATTACCACCATATCTAGCCCTATCTGGctaataactttttaaaactattctgTCATTGCTGATGGTCAAAGCCTTAATTTTAAATCTTACGTTGGTTGTTTTTATTCCCCTCCACTTAAGTTAtttgttttgtaattatttttagacCAAGATCACTCCATGGATGAAGTGACAGCTGTGGTGAAGATTGAAAAAGGTGTTGGTGGCAATAATGGGGGTAGTGGTAACGGTGGTGGTGCCGCCTTTTCTCAGACTCGAAGCAGCAGCAcaggcagtagcagcagcagtggtggcgGAGGAGGGCAGGTGAGTAACTAATGATGGGGAAGGTGTTGAAAGGGTATAAATATTCTTAGAAACTTCCTTAACCAAAATTTCTGGGAAAAATCTCATTGGAAGTACGCCCAGAAAGATAGGTGATCTAGAGGGTCCCCAAATATGAAAGGTGGAACAGTAGACAGAAAGTGAGCATTTTGTTTCTGGATTTTGCTCTTTATATGCCTGCATTGTTGCTGTTTATCTGTTGAATACTGCCCCTAGGCCAGCTATTGGGTGCCACTaactcctttcctctcttctggcCAGGAATCCCAGCCATCTCCTTTGGCTCTGCTGGCAGCAACCTGCAGCAGAATTGAGTCACCCAATGAGAACAGCAACAACTCCCAGGGTCCGAGTCAGTCAGTGGGCACAGGTGAACTTGACCTCACAGCCACACAACTTTCACAGGGTGCCAATGGCTGGCagatcatctcttcctcctctggggCTACCCCTACCTCAAAGGAACAGAGTGGCAACAGTACCAATGGCAGCAATGGCAGTGAGTCTTCCAAGAACCGCACAGTCTCTGGTGGGCAGTATGTTGTGGCTGCTACCCCCAACTTACAGAACCAGCAAGTTCTGACAGGTCTACCTGGAGTAATGCCTAATATTCAGTATCAAGTAATCCCACAGTTCCAGACTGTTGACGGGCAGCAGCTGCAGTTTGCTGCCACTGGGGCCCAAGTGCAGCAGGATGGTTCTGGTCAGATACAGATCATACCAGGTGCAAACCAACAGATCATCGCAAATCGAGGAAGTGGGGGCAACATTATTGCTGCTATGCCAAATCTACTCCAGCAGGCTGTCCCCCTCCAAGGCCTTGCTAATAATGTGCTCTCAGGACAGACTCAGTATGTGACCAATGTACCAGTGGCCCTGAATGGGAACATCACCTTGCTACCTGTCAACAGCGTTTCTGCAGCTACCCTGACTCCCAGCTCTCAGGCAGGCACGATCAGCAGCTCTGGATCCCAGGAGAGTGGCTCACAGCCTGTCACCTCAGGGACTGCCATCAGTTCTGCCAGCTTGGTGTCATCACAAGCTAGTTCCAGCTCCTTTTTCACCAATGCCAATAGCTATTCAACAACTACCACCACCAGCAACATGGGAATTATGAACTTTACCAGCAGTGGATCATCAGGGACTAGTTCTCAAGGCCAGACGCCCCAGAGAGTTGGTGGGCTACAAGGATCTGATTCTCTGAACATCCAGCAGAACCAGACATCAGGAGGCTCACTGCAAGGAAGTCAGCAAAAAGAGGGAGAGCAAAGCCAGCAGACCCAGCAACAACAAATTCTTATTCAGCCTCAGCTAGTTCAAGGGGGACAAGCTCTTCAGGCCCTCCAAGCAGCACCATTGTCTGGACAGACCTTCACAACTCAAGCTATTTCCCAGGAAACTCTCCAGAACCTCCAGCTTCAGGCTGTTCAAAACTCTGGTCCCATCATCATTCGGACACCAACTGTGGGGCCCAATGGACAGGTCAGTTGGCAGACCCTTCAGCTGCAGAATCTTCAAGTTCAGAATCCACAAGCCCAGACAATCACCTTGGCCCCTATGCAGGGTGTTTCCTTGGGGCAGACTAGCAGCAGCAATACCACCCTTACACCCATTGCCTCAGCTGCCTCCATTCCTGCTGGCACAGTCACTGTGAATGCTGCTCAACTCTCCTCCATGCCTGGCCTCCAGACCATTAACCTCAGTGCATTGGGTACTTCAGGGATCCAGGTGCACCAGCTTCCAGGCCTGCCTTTGGCTATAGCAAACACCCCAGGTAAGACATCAGTTCTTTGCATTTCTCACAAACTATACTTCTCTGATACTGTTGAATCTAAAGGGGGAAATAAAACTTTCTGGGATGTTTCCTCAAGGCTAAACACCCAAGcaagtttaaaatgttttagttaaGACATTTGGAGCTGAATCAATAGAAATGTCTTCTTAGTTGACCTGATGAGAAAGGAACACTTCTGGGTAATGTCCTGTGGTCTCTACTTCCTAGGTACCACAAACTAAAGCTTGGTGTGCTTTCTGCATAGGGTCCGGTAGTAAGCATTTTAGGCCTTGAGATCCACATGGATTTTCAGCcatatttcatattctttttggtttttccccTCACCCAGCAGTGATAGGGATTGAACATAAGGCCTTCTGAATCTTATGTACACTAGTTGTTATATCTCTAACCTCTTCCTTGGTTTGCAATTTGTTTTCAGAAACATCCTTTTAAGAATGTAAAaatgggccaggcggtggtggcgcatgcctttaatgggaggcagaggcaggtggatttctgagttcgaggccagcctggtctacagagtgagttccaggacagccagggctacacaaagaaaccctgtctcaaaaaaacaaaaaacaaaagaatgtaaaaaTGGGTCCTGATAagatgatgcatgcctttaatcatagcactcaggaggcagatgcaggtgggtCTTTGTGacctcaaggccagcttgatctacatagttccaggatagTCTGGACTAagtagagactctgtctcaaaacaaagattGTAAAACAGAGACtggatggcttagcagttaatgactgctcttctaaaggacattgaattcccagcacccatgtggtagctgATAACTGTGACTCTAGTCCAAGGAGATCCAacttctccctcttctggcttactTGGTCATTGTATGAATGTGGCGCATGGTTGTATATTTAGgttatgcacataaaataaaaataaaatttaagataacTAGAATGTGAAACCCAGACTAGGATTGATGCTCAgcggtagagtgcttgtctggcatgAATCTAGACTTTGGATTCATGTTCAGCACCAtacaaaaaattattattttattattattattatcattatcattattattttgttttttcgagacaggtttctctgtgtagccctggctgtcctggaactcactctgtagaccaggctggtgtcagaaatctgcctgcctctgcctcccaagtgctggctgggattaaaggcgtgcgccaccaccgcccggccactcAAGTCtcttcacattatttttaaagtcattttaaaaaaatgcttagggttttctattgcttttttttttttttactctttacttttgtgttgaatatacaaagGCATAAATCTAGAACCGAGATAAAACCCTTACTTCTGTCTACCATATTTTTTAGACTTTGCCCTGGTGGGTGGTAGTGAGGGAAGGGACCACCCTGTTAACTGAGGTTAGTTTCCAAATGCGAAATGATGTAAGTTCCtagagttgtttttgtttttaactaacccatagcctttctctttttttaatcaaTACCTTTTCCTTTTTATGAGAAACTTACTCTCTCATTTTGTAGTCTTAAACTTCACATGTCTTCCCCCTCACTCAAATCCTGAAACTTGCCTTGGGTGTGCAGGGGGCCAGCTTTGAAACACGGAATGTGGTTGGCGTCTTGGGAGTTCTAATAGTGCAGAGCTGGGCTTTGGCATGAGAATAGAACAGATAATCTTGATGTCTACAATTCACTTTTGAAAATTTCaggcactaaaaataaaaattctacatCTGCCAAGTTTCATTGGGGTCAGGAACATGTTTTGTCTCACAATTAAGTTAGATGTAATACCAGCATTGGTTTGCTAGCAGTCTCACTCAAGTTGGGGTCAGATTGCTTAGACCTAGTTCATTTAAAAGTTGTGTTTTTGACTAGTGCATATGAACATTAGAAATCACATTTAggttataaaattttttttcccctgagattTAGTCTTTTGTTGTTTAGACTGGCTTGAGACTATGGAgtcaaggctggcttcaaacttatggtaatcctcctgcctcagccaatGAGTGTTTACAGATATGACATTTAGAATTAGCATTTTGTGCAGAAACTCATATGAGAAACATTTCAGTTTTAAGGTAATGTAGTTTATCAAATGAAACATGTTACTGAATATTTATCTAACACACTTGTTTATTGAAGTGATGGTGCTTTTTAAATGATGACTTCTGTTGAAAGAGAAGTTCTTTAAATATCAgcatttttattgctttgaaaCTCAgtgagatatgagaagacagtcTTCATTTCAATTGTTCCTATCTGTTTAATCCAATTGCTTTGTCTAAATGATGATATGGTAGTAGCACCATTcaaagcacttgggagactggagGATTTGGAGTTCAGAATCATTTTCGGCTGTGTTGACAGTAAGTTTGAGACTAGCCCTGTttttcaataacagcaaaactcaaaacagacaaacaaaaatccctgaaTAGAATTTTCCCCTTTTGAAGACCTGAAAatacctctatttttttttttttttaattctcttttctccccttctaTTTCCAGGGTGttatgtaacccaggttggcctctagCTGATTTTCAACTCCTGATCTTATTGCTTCAACTTCAAAAGTTGCTATGATCATGGGTGTGTTCACAATACCCAATGAAAACTTACTGTAGaggacttttttttgtttgtttttttttgttgttgttgttgttttgttttgctttgttttttttcgagacagggtttctctgtgtagtcctggctatcctggaactcactctgtagaccaggctggcctcaaactcagaaatccacctgcctctgcctcccaagtgctgggattaaaggcgtgcaccaccaccgcccggctatttatttatttatttatttatttaggctgTGAGTTGTTTATGGAAACTGGACAGCATTACTTGTTATACAAGTTTGGATTCACATATCTAATTTTTGTATGTCTACCATTTTACCTATATGCAAAAGAAATGGTAGCTGGACtgctttgaagtttttttttaaacaggaaataCCTAGGTCACAACAAAGATTTgccctttttaaagatttattcttagtttagttttttttttttttttttttttttttttttttggtttttcgagacagggtttctctgtgtagtcctggctgtcctggaactcactctgtagaccaggctggccttgaactcagaaatccacctgcctctgcctcccaagtgctgggattaaaggcgtgcaccaccaccgcccggctattcttagtattttatgtgtatgaatattttgcatgcaagtctgtgtaccacatatgtacTTGGTGCTTGAGGAGGTGGTGAGCATCCATGTagattctgtttttttaaaacagcagGAGCCTTTaaccatggaaccatctctccagccccccaaaatttgctttttaaaagatgaggGAACTTATAGCTGGCCAGGgtgatgcacatctttaatcaATGTGCTTGGGAACCTGgtaaatctcttgagtttgaggtcagcctggactggGTGGGGTAGtgggaaaagaagggagaatgATTAGGAACTTATTTTAAGTTTGTACCTGTTCTTCCCTTAGCCGCCCTCGTCCTACATACTATTGAACATGAAAATCCAATAGAGATGCCTGTGTTTTATTTAAGGAGTcctctttgttgtttttgcttttttaagacatggtctctatatagccctggctgttctgaactcTCTCATAGAGTAACTCAAAGAGATTTGTGTACCTCTGCCTCCCTACCCTATGGATTAAAACCATGTATCCAGTGTGATCTGTTTTCTtgactctttttctctcttcctctcttttttttaattcgtatgggtgttttccctgcacgtatgtctgtatACTTTAAAGAgtattggctgcttttccagaggttcagttctcagcacccacattgcagCTCCATTACTCCAGTTTTAGGTTATCcgacaccctcacagacatacatgcaggcaaaacaccagtgtacatttaaaaaaaaaccaaaaaaaaaaaaaaaaaaaaaaattaatgcttttattttgtttgtctcaGCACCATGTGCGTGTGTAGTATCCACAGAAGccaaactggagttaaagatggttgtgagaaATCATGTAGGTACTTGGAATCCTGCCTGatccctctggaagagcaggcagttttttaaagaatcaaGCCATCTCTCTTTAGCCCCTAAAGTTTGGTTCTTTAAGCCTCCATGTTGTAGCTGCTAAAACGGTAGAGGTTGGCAATACAACCTAGAATATAGAAGAGTTCACTTTAGTATTTCTGTTTGTGtacttatttttgagaaaggattttaTTATGTAGCTCATACTGGCTTCAGTGgttatccttctgcctcagtctcatgggtgctggaaataattcactttgtttgtttgttttggggcagggtgtctctgtagtcctggctgtcctagaactgtatagataaggctggtcttgaactcacagagatctgcctgcctgtcttcccaGTGTTTGGATTGAAGGagtatacaccaccacacctggctttgagTACTATTTCTACTTCTGTTTATTGTGCTTCTGCTGTGAGAAGAGAATGAATTGACACTAAAAGTACACAGTGACCAGGAATGGTGGCTCGGCTTATAATCCTTGCAGTTGGGAAGTTGGGGTTGTTTATGACACTATCTGTGTGACTCATTAAATTCATTGTGGACTGACCATATTCCTGCCAGCTGCACTTTTTGAGCATTGGAATTATAGGCAATCAGCATTATgacctacattttcttttttgtttgcttgttgttgtttttcaagacaggtttttctCTGGAGCCTTGGATTtcctggaaactcactctgtaggccagacttggcctcaaactcagatccacttgcttctgcctcctgcgtACTGGGATAAAACATGTGCCTTTTGTCTTTATATTCATGATAAATGACAAAACTCAAGCCTTAGTTAGGGAACATTAACAAAACTGAAATTAATATTTAGATTTGATGGAAAGACTTCCAAAATATCTTCTCTATGTTTCTAAAATTCATAgtcacttctttttctcttaaaagtCTGATAAGTTAAAAAAACCACTGTCTTATTTAGTCATAGTGACATCTACTGGTGAAAGTCATTAGCACCATTTTGCTGATTGCTGAGCTCTAAAGAAAACTACTACCTATTTCTTTGAGGcagattttcaattaaaaaaaaaaaaaaagtagtatacCAAAGAGAAAGTTACAGTCTAAGTGTTTTTAACTTCagagaaaatacagaagatataaaagggaaaggggaaaaaaagttaaGGTTTCTCATCATGCTTACTAATTCAAGTATTTTTTCTGTACATGTGCTTGACAGGATCTCACTTTATAGCTCAGTCTGGTTTCACTATCCTCCTGCACCTGCCTGGTAGTGCTGAGATGACAGCCATGTTCCACTATTCCAAGCATGGATTTTATTAGTTgtaaacttaaaatttattttatgtgtatggctgttttgcctgaatgtgtatttgtatacCCATGTTTATATACATGGGTGCTGTGTAccagaggagcccagaagagggtaggatatcagataccctgaaactagagttaaaATGGTTGTGACCTTCCGTGTATGTGCTGGGATtcaaaaccaggtcctctgagtAGCCAGTATTCTAAGCCAGTTCCAAACTCTCCTAATgctgcagttcctcatgttgtggatttattattttcattacttcataactgtaattttgctactgttatgaatgtaagtatctgtttatctgatggtcttaggcagcTCCTGTAGAAGGGACCCcagattgagaaccacttctAAGTCTTCTCTCCTTCTCATGGTGAGCTTCCCCCCTTCCCGCCCCACTGGTCAtttggtgcatgcttttaatactAGTATGAGGGAAGCAGAAGCTGGTGAATCACTAAGTTCCAGGCCTCCATATTGAGatcttgtctctctgtgtgtgtgtgtgtgtg
The window above is part of the Arvicanthis niloticus isolate mArvNil1 chromosome 13, mArvNil1.pat.X, whole genome shotgun sequence genome. Proteins encoded here:
- the Sp1 gene encoding transcription factor Sp1 isoform X1, producing the protein MSDQDHSMDEVTAVVKIEKGVGGNNGGSGNGGGAAFSQTRSSSTGSSSSSGGGGGQESQPSPLALLAATCSRIESPNENSNNSQGPSQSVGTGELDLTATQLSQGANGWQIISSSSGATPTSKEQSGNSTNGSNGSESSKNRTVSGGQYVVAATPNLQNQQVLTGLPGVMPNIQYQVIPQFQTVDGQQLQFAATGAQVQQDGSGQIQIIPGANQQIIANRGSGGNIIAAMPNLLQQAVPLQGLANNVLSGQTQYVTNVPVALNGNITLLPVNSVSAATLTPSSQAGTISSSGSQESGSQPVTSGTAISSASLVSSQASSSSFFTNANSYSTTTTTSNMGIMNFTSSGSSGTSSQGQTPQRVGGLQGSDSLNIQQNQTSGGSLQGSQQKEGEQSQQTQQQQILIQPQLVQGGQALQALQAAPLSGQTFTTQAISQETLQNLQLQAVQNSGPIIIRTPTVGPNGQVSWQTLQLQNLQVQNPQAQTITLAPMQGVSLGQTSSSNTTLTPIASAASIPAGTVTVNAAQLSSMPGLQTINLSALGTSGIQVHQLPGLPLAIANTPGDHGAQLGLHGSGGDGIHDETAAGEEGENSPDPQPQAGRRTRREACTCPYCKDSEGRGSGDPGKKKQHICHIQGCGKVYGKTSHLRAHLRWHTGERPFMCNWAYCGKRFTRSDELQRHKRTHTGEKKFVCPECPKRFMRSDHLSKHIKTHQNKKGGPGVALSVGTLPLDSGAGSEGSGTATPSALITTNMVAMEAICPEGIARLANSGINVMQVTELQSINISGNGF
- the Sp1 gene encoding transcription factor Sp1 isoform X3, encoding MSDQDHSMDEVTAVVKIEKGVGGNNGGSGNGGGAAFSQTRSSSTGSSSSSGGGGGQGANGWQIISSSSGATPTSKEQSGNSTNGSNGSESSKNRTVSGGQYVVAATPNLQNQQVLTGLPGVMPNIQYQVIPQFQTVDGQQLQFAATGAQVQQDGSGQIQIIPGANQQIIANRGSGGNIIAAMPNLLQQAVPLQGLANNVLSGQTQYVTNVPVALNGNITLLPVNSVSAATLTPSSQAGTISSSGSQESGSQPVTSGTAISSASLVSSQASSSSFFTNANSYSTTTTTSNMGIMNFTSSGSSGTSSQGQTPQRVGGLQGSDSLNIQQNQTSGGSLQGSQQKEGEQSQQTQQQQILIQPQLVQGGQALQALQAAPLSGQTFTTQAISQETLQNLQLQAVQNSGPIIIRTPTVGPNGQVSWQTLQLQNLQVQNPQAQTITLAPMQGVSLGQTSSSNTTLTPIASAASIPAGTVTVNAAQLSSMPGLQTINLSALGTSGIQVHQLPGLPLAIANTPGDHGAQLGLHGSGGDGIHDETAAGEEGENSPDPQPQAGRRTRREACTCPYCKDSEGRGSGDPGKKKQHICHIQGCGKVYGKTSHLRAHLRWHTGERPFMCNWAYCGKRFTRSDELQRHKRTHTGEKKFVCPECPKRFMRSDHLSKHIKTHQNKKGGPGVALSVGTLPLDSGAGSEGSGTATPSALITTNMVAMEAICPEGIARLANSGINVMQVTELQSINISGNGF
- the Sp1 gene encoding transcription factor Sp1 isoform X2, with the protein product MDEVTAVVKIEKGVGGNNGGSGNGGGAAFSQTRSSSTGSSSSSGGGGGQESQPSPLALLAATCSRIESPNENSNNSQGPSQSVGTGELDLTATQLSQGANGWQIISSSSGATPTSKEQSGNSTNGSNGSESSKNRTVSGGQYVVAATPNLQNQQVLTGLPGVMPNIQYQVIPQFQTVDGQQLQFAATGAQVQQDGSGQIQIIPGANQQIIANRGSGGNIIAAMPNLLQQAVPLQGLANNVLSGQTQYVTNVPVALNGNITLLPVNSVSAATLTPSSQAGTISSSGSQESGSQPVTSGTAISSASLVSSQASSSSFFTNANSYSTTTTTSNMGIMNFTSSGSSGTSSQGQTPQRVGGLQGSDSLNIQQNQTSGGSLQGSQQKEGEQSQQTQQQQILIQPQLVQGGQALQALQAAPLSGQTFTTQAISQETLQNLQLQAVQNSGPIIIRTPTVGPNGQVSWQTLQLQNLQVQNPQAQTITLAPMQGVSLGQTSSSNTTLTPIASAASIPAGTVTVNAAQLSSMPGLQTINLSALGTSGIQVHQLPGLPLAIANTPGDHGAQLGLHGSGGDGIHDETAAGEEGENSPDPQPQAGRRTRREACTCPYCKDSEGRGSGDPGKKKQHICHIQGCGKVYGKTSHLRAHLRWHTGERPFMCNWAYCGKRFTRSDELQRHKRTHTGEKKFVCPECPKRFMRSDHLSKHIKTHQNKKGGPGVALSVGTLPLDSGAGSEGSGTATPSALITTNMVAMEAICPEGIARLANSGINVMQVTELQSINISGNGF